The genomic DNA AGGATATGTAGGACATACAGATGTAAATGTCTCAAGAATTCTGTACTAAAGCTTTCGTTGCTCGAGGTTTTCAGTTGCAGGAACCTCTGATGAAAAATGTTCTATATATTGATTGTCTACTTTTTTCTTGGTTACCGAGGATGTCCATGGGGCTCGTATGAGGAGACTATCTAATTTCCTTTGGAGGCTGATTCTTGTTTCTCGACCATGATACTAAAACCTTTTTTTGGCTAGAGGATTAGTTAGCATCATGCCCATACATTAGTTTACAATTGGATTTTGAAGAATTAATTGTCCCATAGGATTTTCCGATATTCGAAAGTCATAGCCCACAATTATCCATACGAGTGTCCTTTTCATCCATTAAACTGTAAGCCATACTTAAGCCCTCAATTTCATATTAGCAATACAAGTCTTCAAACGGAGGCACTCTTGAATTACGTGTTACACAAACCATTACAAAAGAGTAAATTAGACAGCTAGGACCAAACCGACACCTGCACTGAATTAATTAGCCTCAACCGATAGGCTGATGATACCCATGGTTttaccaaagaaaaaaaaaatagaaataaccTACATACGAGAGTTTCCAGTCTTTgataagaaaaggaaagctATAATATTGtatgatcaaaatttttaacaaGTCATCTAAGAGCTGCCTGATGACATGAAGAGGCGAGGGCAGCTATAGGCCGAACAAACAGTCTGGAAGGCCATCAGTAGGAAGACAATGACCGCCCCAAGCAGCACGAGTATCCTCCAAAACCGGAACATATACTTATTCAACAACTTCATTGGTTTGCTTTTTCTGTTttaagagcgatgtacatatACCTTGTAACATGGATTAAGCCGTAGGCATTTACATTTTCGCAAACATGCATCatgtaaattttcaaaattaggatgccattcgcattgatgagtcttaagtcgatcttattctcatcttggtaagggatgccGCACTCGGTCTCTTGATTCGCGTTTCGACAAAGTCCGTCAGCACACGAGGATCCTACCGAGTCTCCGCAAACCAAGATCGACACACTTGCCAGGACATCCCTCACTCCAGGCACAACCATCATGGTATTTTCACCAACTGCAAAATCGATCACCTTCGCCGGTAAGCTGCTCAGAAAGATGAGGAACTCACCGACTAACCGTGACTTCCGGAGGGAGCTCTCCCGGACCTGCACCAAGCTACAGCGACACGATtaggagctcgcttgagcaAACACctccctggagaggtctaggaagagggctcgtgGAGGCCTTCACATGCACCTTATGATAGACATCTTCACCAGGCCCTCGCTTGGAACCAGTGCTTTCCACGGCGGTGGTCGCTCGCTCCCCAAGCGCGGTGGAAGATCGATTTAGGGcttgtttttcaaaattacaTTGTATTTTCGAACCCCGTGGATCAATGCGAATGATGGCATTAGCTTTCAAtattcatgcatctcatacaccGCATCTCTCTATTTTTTGTTCTGTACATTTAGATAATTAGCAGAACTCGTTCGCGTTGCAACTTACAAACTTGTGGGACGTAGGTAACCATAATTGGCGCCACACCCTTATCCTACTCGCCGGCAATTGAGGATGGCGCAAAACAACTAACCCGCTAGTTTCGAGGAGAGCACTCCACTAACGCCGGTCTATTCTCAACCGCTCATGACTCATGCACCGCCATCACCAACCCCTGCGGGCGCGCCTTCGACACACTCGGGAGCAGTTCCGCCACCAGTCCCATCGCCGGAAACCTGAGCACCGTCCACCTCCACTGATAGTGCCCGCATTGTCACGTTGGAAGGTGACATCACCACATTGAGGGGTACAATCAACTAGATGGCTGCTGACatggccgagctcatggccTTGCTCAAGGGCCCAAATCGCGCCTCCTCGAGCTCTACTCCACCTCCGGGGTACAAGCCAACGGTCGACCTGAACCCTTGGGTCCTACCGACCCATGCTCCGGAGAGTGACAAAGCGCTCGTAATGCACGCACCGGCGGTCCACCTGGTCAAGATTCCTCCGCCACCGGTGACGCTCCCGACGGCCGTTCCTCTCCCACCGTCGGACCCAGCTATGTTAGCACTGCCGCCGATGTCCATACCAGCTCCGGCTCCAATCTACGCAGCTCCTCCGCCAATAGTCTTCCCGATACCAAACACCCACGCTCCTGTTTATACATTCGAGCCTCTCccattccaagctccacaaccccatatcAGCTTCTTTTACCCAGCAccacctcccataaatatCCCTGTCTCTGAACCAAACACGCCAACTCAGGCGGCCTTCGCAGCTCCACCAACAAACTGTCTCCTAGAGACTGAAGCCGAGCAGGAGCAGTGATTaaagaagatggaagagaaCATCAGAGCCCTACAATCAGGCAGCTCCCGCCTCGATGCCGGCGACGGCGAttggagtcttttcccgggTATGTGGCTACCCCCAAAGATTAAGGTACCTGAATTCCAAAGGTATCACGGCACGACCGACCCtcgtcaccatctccgtcactacagGGGGAAAGATGCTGCAGTACTGGGACTACGAAGAGTTCGTCATCCACACGTTCCAGGACAGTTTAGCAGACGCGGCTCTTGACTGGTACATGTCACTAAAAGCCGCGGATATCCCCACATGGGCAGACCTCTCGagcaaattcatcgaccagtacaaGTACTGTGTAGAGACACCCTCGACTCTGTTAGAGCTCAGTACAATGGAGATGGCCGAGGACCAGGGCTTCGAGGCCTACGCAGTGAAGTGGCGGGCTAG from Punica granatum isolate Tunisia-2019 chromosome 2, ASM765513v2, whole genome shotgun sequence includes the following:
- the LOC116193815 gene encoding pollen-specific leucine-rich repeat extensin-like protein 3 — translated: MAADMAELMALLKGPNRASSSSTPPPGYKPTVDLNPWVLPTHAPESDKALVMHAPAVHLVKIPPPPVTLPTAVPLPPSDPAMLALPPMSIPAPAPIYAAPPPIVFPIPNTHAPVYTFEPLPFQAPQPHISFFYPAPPPINIPVSEPNTPTQAAFAAPPTNCLLETEAEQEQ